Genomic window (Thermanaeromonas sp. C210):
GGGACATATTTAAAAGATGTTTATATTGATTTTGGAATTCCTGGAGTAGTTATATTTCCTTACCTACTTGGGCTTTTTGTAACGTTTCTCTATCAACATATAAGGCGAAAACCTAATATCCTTTGTTTGACTGCTGTATCATTTCTTTATCTTTATATCGAAATGTCAGCAATAATGAACATTTTCAGACTGGGTTATTACGTAATTTCTTTTGCGGTTGCCCTTGCAGGGATTATTCTTATAAAGCCAAAGGAAAGTAAAAAGTTCAGCATGGGAAGTGAGCATGTTGAATTTTCCGCTCGTTAGTATAATCATCATTTCACATAATTGCAGAAATTATACCTTTCAGTGTCTTAATTCGCTGTTATTTTATAGTGGTCTGATTGGCGAAATCATTGTAGTGGACAACTGCTCTACAGATGGCACAGTTGAGATGATCAGAGAAAAATTCGAGTCAGTTAAGATTATAGCAAACGACGAAAACAAGGGTTATGCATATGCCGTAAATGTAGGTGTCACCAATGCCCAAGGGAATTTTGTTATCATTACTAATGCAGATGTAGTAATAGACCAAAAAGCAATTGATTTGCTAATTGAGGCATCTGCGTTGTGGCCGATTTTTTAGAAGGCCTTGACATAATCTTACAGAAGCAACCCTATAATTAATAGGGTAGGCGCCTCAGGAATATAAAAAGCCTTAAGGAGATGGCAAGCGTTGGTAAAATAACCCCAAAAAGGGTATATTACTTCTTCTACCACCCTTTATGGTAGTATCTA
Coding sequences:
- a CDS encoding glycosyltransferase family 2 protein, whose product is MLNFPLVSIIIISHNCRNYTFQCLNSLLFYSGLIGEIIVVDNCSTDGTVEMIREKFESVKIIANDENKGYAYAVNVGVTNAQGNFVIITNADVVIDQKAIDLLIEASALWPIF